The genomic segment TTAAGATTTTCCTCAAATGGATTGACAAAATTATCCTTTGTCTTATTTGTAGGTTCTGACTGCTTTCTATGCTCTGGTCCAGGAACTGACCAAGGCGCTTTCCACTCATCAGATTTAGACATCCCTCTCTTTTTCTTTTCCTGCTGTTCATTAAACTCTGACTGCCCTGCTTCAGGACGGTTCAATTCATCAACGGGCGCATCAGGAATTGGAAGGTCTGTTTCATTCGTTCCTGTTTTCTTGTCCGATTGAGCCTGCGGTTTTCCTTTCTCATCCTTTTGTTTTGAAGGCTGATCCTTTGAGTCGGGAGTCTGTGGCGTCTCTTGCCCCCCAGTATCTGTTGGTGGTGTCGTGCTTTGTCCTGTTTCTTTATTTTCTGGACGTGTATTTTTTTGTTTCCCATCTTCAGGCATTTTGGCATCCGTTCCAGATTTTTGCTCAGGCTGTGACGATGTCCCCGATGAAGATTGTTTGTTGGATTTACTTTCTGTTTTAGCTGCACGTTCTGCACGACGACGTTTGTTCCACGGGTTAAACCAGTCGTTCAATCGACGTGTTGTTGAGGCAACTGCCCAGGCTGTCCGCCATCCTGATTGAATTCCTGCATCAATCCCAAAAAGTTGTTGCCAAAGCGCTGGTCCATCAATCATCTCCATTCCAAAACCGAAAAGTAAAAGCAAAAAAGCAACAATATTGATTTTTCCTGCTTGCAACAAGTCAGAAAGTTGTGAAAGTCCTAAATTGAACAGAACAGTTAGGCTCTGTGTAAAGAGTAGAGTAACAAGCCCCATCCCAATTTTTGATAAAACTTCCCAATTACGCTTAGTGTTGCCCCACTGTGTGAGCGAAATAACATTAGCGGTTGTCCAATTTAAGAATATATTGGTTTCAAGTCGTGCCATACGAAACAATAAGACACCTGTAAATAAAATAGAGGCTAAGAGAGATAGGAAAATTGTCCAAAAGTTCCATGAATATTCATAATAAGCCCCCTTTTCCTGAAATATATTATCGGGGAAAGTCGTTAATGTGGCTTTGTGAGGATCATACTTTCCATCGGTATAACCACCGTAAGAAAGTTGTTGAGAGACTACTTTCTGGCCGTAGTCACTCATATTGTTGATGTCATCACTCGACATTGTCTTAGTAGGGTTGATATAATCTAATTCATCTTTAGGTAAGCTGAGTGTTCCTGTACTATCAGATGACTCCCCTATAAAATTAGGTGCCCCTTTGCCTTGCGTACGTAAAGTATTAATGGTGCTCAAGTCCCAATTGGCATTATCAACAGCAATAACATCAGTGACATTATCTTTAACGATTGCTGCAGACGGACTATTTGTTGTACTAATTGACTGAGAAACGTTTTGAACAAAACCTACCCCTACAATCATTACAATTGGTAAGATAAAGTACGTAAAATAAGCAAATACTCCATTTTTGAGCATATCAACAATAGGAATTTCCTTTTTTGACATGGCTGCAGTCCAGGCAATGACAAAACAAGCAATCGAGGCAAGTACAACAAATACACCATAATTCGCTAAGAAATCTACGACAGGCTGATAGGCATAAAAGTTAAGAAGCTGGAGCATACTTGTTCCCAGCTGCATGACATTATCTGCAGCCCAAGCCATTGATTTGATAATCCACCAATCTGCATTTCTTATGAAATCTGTGATGACTCCTGACCAGCCTACACGAGACTGTAAATGAAAATCTTTGATACTTTGTATGATATTAGCATCAGTCCCTGCTGGTGCAGCATTTTTAGGTTTGTAGGTTTGCCAGAATGACTCTACATAAGAGTTATTGGCCATTAGTCTCCTTTCCAGTTAAACGTTCATAAGCACTTTGAAGAAGCTGCTCGATACCTATCTTGTTTTCATCAGATAATTTATTCGAAATCATTATTCGGTCATTTAAAAATCCCAATGTGATGGTTCTTTTCCTAAAAGCAACAGCTTGAGCTTCATTTAAAAACTGATAAATTTTGTCATAATCTTCGCCTAGCACCTCAGTCAACATCTGATCTGCAGAGAAGCTGACGAACTCTGGTTCATTTTCCGTTTCTTGTGTTTCCGTTACTGTATTCATTGCTGCAGCTGGAATTTCAACAGGTTCCTCAGTATATTCTGTGCTTAACTCTTGCGGAACTTCATCTTGTAATGGTTCAGGTGTAACCTCATCATAGAAACTTCCATCTTTGATTTTTTCTTCCAATTCTTTTAACCTTCTTTCATCCTTAAACTTTTCATTTGCAAGGTATTCTTCATTGTCTTTGTTAACCCAAAGGCGCATGGTAAGAGCAACCAATTCATGAGGAACAATGTGCTTTTTGATGTCAAAGGGAATTTCTTCTCCCAAAGTATTAAGCTGAACATTGCGGCGTAAATCCACATCTTCGGTTCCTTTGCCTTTGTCATCAAAGAAGGGATGAGGTTTTCCAGGATAGAGCCATTCATAAGCAGGAATAAGGTTCATATAATCCTCGAAAATTGTTTCTTCTTCCTGTTTAGCAAAACCTAACATCCGTTTCCAAATTGGTTCTCCTGGAACATTCCGCTGCTTGTATATTCGTTTTTTCTTCGCATAAATAGGATTAGGAACGACGTCTTTTCCTTCTTTGTCTAACCGTTTTTTAACATTCGAGTAAATAGACTCATTGACAGCAAGACGTGCGGTTTCATCCGCAAACATTAATTGGCGCTCTTCTTCCATTTCAGTATAACTTTTATCAATATCAAGGGGATCGCCCATTCGATTGTAAGCTACCACAGTGGCTTGCCCTAGTCGTTTGCTTAAATCCTCATTTTCTTCAAAACGATCTGAAATCAGATAAAATTTACCAGGAAGTCCCCCAATAATCGCATCGCCCTCTTTTTCAGGATATTTATCCTTAAAACCTGCTTCTGATTGCGTCCCTAATGCTAAGAGCAAACCGATTTGTTGTCCCACATTAGCTGCCTCGTTTAACCCTTCAATTCGTGGCGAATTATTGATTTCATCGCCTAAATAACGGACACGACGTATAAGCTTCTGACCTTTTGTACGCTGCGCTCTTTTAGTTGTTACATCCATCCATTGTGTATAAAAAAGTCCTTGAATTTTTTCAAAAACATTATTGACATACGGGAAACTGACAAAAACCACAATAGGTTTTTGGTCTTTATCAGGAAAGCTCATCTGCTCAAAATCCAAATCACTACTGCTTGTCAACTCCAAAATACTCCCCATCGCAAAATCCGTTAGCGTCGATGAAAGCAAAAAATAGAAAGACTGGACTTGCTTTCGAGTTGCACTGGTTGCGGTCATGTACCATTTCGCAATCGACGAGGAGGCGGGCTGGTTTTTCATATATTCATCTAACGGCTTAAATTCTCGTTCTCCTTCAATTTGTGTCTTATTAAAAGTCAAAACTAAATCATACATTCCTGCAAAGGTAAACCAATTAGGCTGATTATAACGCTTGGCGAAATCCAATAAAACCAAAGAAATTGCCGTAAAAGTAGCAGAGGCACCTTTGATAAAGTCTTCATCTTTAGCATCAGCCCTTGCAAAAAGTTTTCTTGCAATGCCTTGAATTGCCGTTTCCGCATCTTCTAACTTCCCTTGAAGAGCATATTTCCAAGGTACGGTAAAAGGGTTGTAGCGAATGGAATTTTTGGGTTCATTGAAATTAAGTGCATAAGTATCAAACCACTCTACTGCAGGACTACCTAACCACTTCATGAGCATATCGCTTTTGAGGTCATTGACGATTAAAGAGTCTGGCTTTTTAGCCATCGCATCCAAATAAAGCGCCCAATAATAGAAAATTTGTGTTTTTCTTGCCGCCTGGGATGTCCCATTAATGAGAAAATTGGTATTATCTGTTTCTACCATCATCGTTTTTCGGTCTGGTAACATACAAATGGGTACGCCCCCATGTTCCAGTTGTTTTTCGGAACTGGTAATATCAAACTTCTCATAAGTCCGCTCAATTTCCTTTTCCTGCATGAAACTTGCTGTCCCTTTCGTTCCTTTATTAATATTTTTGTAAGAGATACGCATTTTGTAAATTCTTCGTCCTAACAAGATAATCAAAACACTGTATCCCAAAACAAAAACAACCCTTTCAAATAGCAGATGCTCGCTATGAAGAAAGAGTTGTCCATAAAAATGTGGAACAAAACGAATAAAGATAATCTTAATAACCGCCCCGAATCCATTCCCCCCATATTGAAAGAGATAACTTCCAGCATCAATCAACGCATAAATCAAGTTGATGATATAGGAAAGCAAAAAATAAAGTAAAAGAGAAGATAGGCCTAACAGCCACAAAAGGAGTTTTGGACTGGCCAACACCTTTTTCCACTGTTCATAAAGTTTATTCATGGACTAACCCTCCTTACTGAATTTTCCCCAACCCCATACTAGAAAGCAGATTTCCAAGCAAGCGATTGGAGTATTCTTTCGCTCGCTGACGTTGTGCTTCAAGGCGTTCATTGGTTTCTGTGAAAATCAAATTATCGTACTTCTTTTTCAGTTCACTTTCTCTGCTTGACAATGCGAGTTGTGCCTGCGCTTGTAATTCATTTTCACGTTTTTCAAATTCTCGTTTAGCCTCTTCAATCTTAGCTTCTTTTTGTTCGTTAATTGTTTGTTTAGCCTGTTCTAGTTCCTGATTTTGTTTAGGAAGATAATTTTCTTGCACTTGTCGTGCGATGGTCTGACTATCTTGCAAGCCTAATTGCTCCATGATGGCCTTGGTCATTTCTGGATTATTATTCCCCACCAATCCCATCATTTCGCCTTCAAATGAAGAGCTAGCATTTGCTGGTGTATTTGTAATCAAAGACGCAGCACTTGGCAAGACATCATCTGAAAAAACTGGAAAAGAAGGAGAGGGGAGAGGAGCTTTTAAATTTGTTTCTAGTTCTGTAATTGGCTTTTCCGCTTCCGCTTTTAACCGTGCAATTTCTGCTTCTTTTTCTGCCAATTGTTCCTCAAGACTTGGAGAAGCTGAAATCTCATCTGCAGCTATTTCACTGACAGCTCCTTTTTCTGGTTGAACTATTGTTTCTGATAAAGGAGCTGCTGCAGAATTCTGTTCAGGTTCTATTATTAGATTTGGAGCAGACTTTTCAACTTCAAGCTCCGATTTTTGGATTTCTTGTTTCATTTCTGGAGAATGGACACTTTCTTTATAAGAGCTATCTTGTAGATTTGTAGATTTTTCTATTTGTGGAGAAGCAGAACTTTCTATTTTCTGTTTTATTTTAGGTTGTTGAATCAAACGTCGAACAATCTCAATTCCTCCCCCAATCAAAATAGAAAAGATAGGGAAAATGATAGCTAAAGTTTTGAGGTTTAATACATAGAAAACCAAGGAGATGATAATAACATCAACCACTAAAATCAGCAAAAGTCCCCAGCGTATCTTTTTGCGTGGTTGGAGTTGTTTATCATAAGAACTACGGGCTTGTTTAGTTTCTATTTGAGCTTGAATTGGGGGTTCCGTTGACTTTAATGGTTTTGCTTTTTCTTTAAGTTCCTGCTCAATCTCAGTCAAATATTCTTCTTTAGCTGCTGCAGGAATTTCGGGATAGCGATCCGAAAACAAAACTTGTCGAATCAAAAGGAGAAGATTATTAGAGGAATCCTCACTTATAATTAACTTATCGTCTAACTCTTCTTCGCCATTACTGTCTGTGATTTTAAAGCCAACAGTAAGCTTCATTGGGTGCTCAATCGTATATTGCCTAAGAACACCTAATAACTCCGTGGCCTGAACAACAGGAAGGTCAAAAGTTGTCAATTTAAGCTGTTTTTTTACTTTTTTTGGCACATCAAAATGAATAATTTTCATCTTCTACTCCTTTGCTTTTTAGCTAAAGATAGATTGAATTGCTGCTTTGACCGCATCCACAATTGGTGCGCCAAAAGTCATTCCCACGACTGCCGTAATAACAATAGGGACTACAATCAGCATTGCCCAACCAATGGCAAAATTCTTTGTGTTTTCAGCACCTTCGTCCATTCCATTACGACGTTTCCAGAACGAGGTGGCCACAGGGACAACTTTGAAAAGACCGACAAAAATTGCGCCAAGAAAAAGTAAGGCAATCCCAATCGTTGCCCATCCCAAGCCAACTTGAACACTGTTGTTTTGCATGAAGCTACTTATTTTAGGAACTGTTGCATCTGCAAAGACAGTTTGAGGAGCTGCCAGTGTAACAATAGTGAGAACAGCAAGGGGAATAGATGTAATTTTGAATATTTTTTTCATAGGTTTTTCCTTTCAAGATTAGAGCGTTTCTGAGTCTTCTACTTCATTTTCCAAAGAAGTAGGTTCTTGCGTTTCATTTTTTTCTATCGTCTCTGATGATGGTTTCGTTTCAGCCAACTCTTTTTTGAGCTTAGCATAATCTTCCAAGACAAACTCAAAGTTATCCTGGATATAGTTTTGGAGCAAAAGTCCAATGAGATCATCAATCCCAATTTTGTCTTTTGCCTGTGCAATTTCGCCTGCTTGCTTCTTTAAGCGAAATAATTCTGTACGGTTCATAATTCTCTTTTCTACTGATGTGTGATATTTACAATAGCTGTAGGGTCTTTTTCAAGAATGGAAGTTTTGATTTGTTCAGCTTCTTCTTCATATTGTTTTTCTTTGGCGATTGCAGCATCATAAGCAGCTTGTGCGAGTTGATTAGCATTCGCCTGAGATAAAGTCGATGTTCGTGTATAATTTCCAATAGTTGCGGTATAAGTAACAACGGTAGGGGTTGGGCGAGCCGTCGTCTGTGGTGCTGTTGTGACTGAAGGCGTAGCATTTACAGTGTTTTGCTTCTTTGATGAAGCTGGTGTCGCACTGACTTTCTTTTTATTAGGCTTAGTTATTTTTTTCATTGAGGAACTAGAAAGTTTAGGTTTTGACATCGTACTTTTTAATGTATCTTGCGAGGTAGTAGCGACTTTATCATGATTTCCAGTCCCTCCCATCCAATAAAACAGCAACAATGCAATGATTGCAAAAGTCCCTACCATTCCTGAAAGGAGATAAAGGAGTTTTGACGAGAAAGCTATTTCTCGCTTTTTCTTAAAATCTATTTTTTTATTTTTCCTATTCATCTTTAAAACTTTCTACCCATTCACGAGGTTCTTTTTTATCTTCTTCCATTTTCTTTTCTCCTGTTATTTGATGAGTAAACGTCCAAACGTCCGCCTTTAATTCTGAAATCGTCTTAGAATGGCAATCTCAGCACTCTTTCAATGTTATTTCCAATACTGATTAAATTTCTGGTCAAACAATGCAGCAGTTGTATTATCATAAACCTGAGTTTTTATTAATTTTCCTTGAACAATCAGACGATAGGTATCATCTGAATAACAAGTCACTAATGTGACGAGCTGCTGTCCAGGAACATCTAAAATGACTTCCCCCTGGTTTGGTAAAACCTTTAGTATCTTGTCAATCTGATAAACATAAACCTTAACTTTATCAGTTAAATAGACTTTTTGACCAATCCTTGCACGTTGTAATGGGCTAAACAAAATTCCATCATAGCGACTTCCCATTACATTGGACACATGGTGGCTAGCAATCGCATAATTCCCTTGTCCCATTATTTCATCAGGTTTCATTGTGCCTCCACCGTAGAGCATTGTATTATATCCATCGCCTTTGATTATTGGTAAATTGACACTCAAATCTGGAATGGAAACAAGTCCAATGACTGGCAAACTTACATTTTTAATTTGATTTTCAACAAGAGTGGTTAGACTGGCAGGTTGTACCGTATTGTTGTCATAGCTGACCTTAGCCTTTTGATTTTCCTTCATTTGCTTAGCAGTCGTTGCTGTCTCCTTTGTCGCACGATGGACAATCAGTTGTTGTTCAATCATAGGACTAAAAATCAAAAGAAGTCCTGTCAGAACGAGCAAAAAAGTCAGACTGATCAGAACTCCATTTTTTAATTTGTGTTTTTTCTTCCGCTTAGGAACAGTGCTTTCAAACCTCATTGATTTTCCTTTCGTAAAAAATCGTTAGCCTCCCACCTCCATTCACTTTTTTCAAAGTCAT from the Lactococcus allomyrinae genome contains:
- a CDS encoding pLS20_p028 family conjugation system transmembrane protein produces the protein MANNSYVESFWQTYKPKNAAPAGTDANIIQSIKDFHLQSRVGWSGVITDFIRNADWWIIKSMAWAADNVMQLGTSMLQLLNFYAYQPVVDFLANYGVFVVLASIACFVIAWTAAMSKKEIPIVDMLKNGVFAYFTYFILPIVMIVGVGFVQNVSQSISTTNSPSAAIVKDNVTDVIAVDNANWDLSTINTLRTQGKGAPNFIGESSDSTGTLSLPKDELDYINPTKTMSSDDINNMSDYGQKVVSQQLSYGGYTDGKYDPHKATLTTFPDNIFQEKGAYYEYSWNFWTIFLSLLASILFTGVLLFRMARLETNIFLNWTTANVISLTQWGNTKRNWEVLSKIGMGLVTLLFTQSLTVLFNLGLSQLSDLLQAGKINIVAFLLLLFGFGMEMIDGPALWQQLFGIDAGIQSGWRTAWAVASTTRRLNDWFNPWNKRRRAERAAKTESKSNKQSSSGTSSQPEQKSGTDAKMPEDGKQKNTRPENKETGQSTTPPTDTGGQETPQTPDSKDQPSKQKDEKGKPQAQSDKKTGTNETDLPIPDAPVDELNRPEAGQSEFNEQQEKKKRGMSKSDEWKAPWSVPGPEHRKQSEPTNKTKDNFVNPFEENLKAMDDYWSNDQNIPPAPTLPDYLEGDDYHGV
- a CDS encoding class A sortase, with translation MRFESTVPKRKKKHKLKNGVLISLTFLLVLTGLLLIFSPMIEQQLIVHRATKETATTAKQMKENQKAKVSYDNNTVQPASLTTLVENQIKNVSLPVIGLVSIPDLSVNLPIIKGDGYNTMLYGGGTMKPDEIMGQGNYAIASHHVSNVMGSRYDGILFSPLQRARIGQKVYLTDKVKVYVYQIDKILKVLPNQGEVILDVPGQQLVTLVTCYSDDTYRLIVQGKLIKTQVYDNTTAALFDQKFNQYWK
- a CDS encoding type IV secretory system conjugative DNA transfer family protein, coding for MNKLYEQWKKVLASPKLLLWLLGLSSLLLYFLLSYIINLIYALIDAGSYLFQYGGNGFGAVIKIIFIRFVPHFYGQLFLHSEHLLFERVVFVLGYSVLIILLGRRIYKMRISYKNINKGTKGTASFMQEKEIERTYEKFDITSSEKQLEHGGVPICMLPDRKTMMVETDNTNFLINGTSQAARKTQIFYYWALYLDAMAKKPDSLIVNDLKSDMLMKWLGSPAVEWFDTYALNFNEPKNSIRYNPFTVPWKYALQGKLEDAETAIQGIARKLFARADAKDEDFIKGASATFTAISLVLLDFAKRYNQPNWFTFAGMYDLVLTFNKTQIEGEREFKPLDEYMKNQPASSSIAKWYMTATSATRKQVQSFYFLLSSTLTDFAMGSILELTSSSDLDFEQMSFPDKDQKPIVVFVSFPYVNNVFEKIQGLFYTQWMDVTTKRAQRTKGQKLIRRVRYLGDEINNSPRIEGLNEAANVGQQIGLLLALGTQSEAGFKDKYPEKEGDAIIGGLPGKFYLISDRFEENEDLSKRLGQATVVAYNRMGDPLDIDKSYTEMEEERQLMFADETARLAVNESIYSNVKKRLDKEGKDVVPNPIYAKKKRIYKQRNVPGEPIWKRMLGFAKQEEETIFEDYMNLIPAYEWLYPGKPHPFFDDKGKGTEDVDLRRNVQLNTLGEEIPFDIKKHIVPHELVALTMRLWVNKDNEEYLANEKFKDERRLKELEEKIKDGSFYDEVTPEPLQDEVPQELSTEYTEEPVEIPAAAMNTVTETQETENEPEFVSFSADQMLTEVLGEDYDKIYQFLNEAQAVAFRKRTITLGFLNDRIMISNKLSDENKIGIEQLLQSAYERLTGKETNGQ